In Cicer arietinum cultivar CDC Frontier isolate Library 1 chromosome 7, Cicar.CDCFrontier_v2.0, whole genome shotgun sequence, a single window of DNA contains:
- the LOC101510968 gene encoding 3-epi-6-deoxocathasterone 23-monooxygenase CYP90C1-like — translation MANIVNAIWRKAIKDVDIKGYLIPKDWCVVASLTSVHLDDINYENPLEFDPWRWEKIGSGSRNNCFTPFGGGQRLCPGIELSRLELSIFLHHLVTTYRWAAEKDEIIYFPTVKMKRKLPINVTKINT, via the exons ATGGCAAATATTGTCAATGCCATTTGGAGGAAAGCTATCAAAGATGTAGATATTAAAG GGTACCTAATTCCTAAGGATTGGTGTGTTGTAGCTTCTCTTACTTCCGTTCATTTAGATGACATCAACTATGAAAATCCTTTGGAGTTTGATCCATGGAGATGGGAG AAAATTGGAAGTGGAAGTAGAAACAACTGTTTTACACCATTTGGTGGTGGACAAAGATTATGTCCTGGAATAGAACTCTCTAGACTAGAGCTCTCTATTTTTCTTCACCATCTAGTTACAACTTACAG ATGGGCTGCTGAGAAGGATGAAATTATTTACTTTCCAACGGTAAAGATGAAAAGGAAGCTCCCAATTAATGTGACAAAAATTAACACGTGA